A window of Solanum stenotomum isolate F172 chromosome 3, ASM1918654v1, whole genome shotgun sequence contains these coding sequences:
- the LOC125858866 gene encoding uncharacterized protein LOC125858866, producing MTLKSAKKIQNFLEKQYYGDERIRDMKVLNLVREFEMQKMKASDTIKEYSDKLISFANIVKLLGVEISDTRIVQKILVTLLEKFEATISSLENTKDLSNITLAELLNFLQAHEQRKMTRNEETVERALQARHQFNVEDKGRKQKLRIATLHK from the coding sequence ATGACTCTTAAATCAGCTAAGAAAATACAGAACTTTCTGGAAAAACAATATTATGGAGATGAACGAATTCGAGACATGAAGGTCTTAAACCTGGTGAGGGAATTTGAAATGCAAAAAATGAAGGCATCTGATACAATTAAAGAGTACTCAGATAAACTTATTAGTTTTGCTAATATAGTAAAGTTACTTGGTGTCGAAATTTCCGATACAAGGATTGTGCAGAAAATCCTTGTTACTTTACTTGAAAAGTTTGAAGCAACAATTTCTTCACTGGAAAATACAAAAGATTTGTCAAACATTACTTTGGCAGAACTTTTAAACTTCTTGCAAGCACATGaacaaagaaaaatgacaaGGAACGAAGAAACTGTTGAAAGAGCTTTGCAAGCAAGGCATCAATTCAATGTCGAAGACAAAGGTAGGAAGCAGAAGTTAAGAATAGCTACGCTACATAAATAG